From the genome of Acidaminococcus sp.:
ATTAAAGATAGAGCATATGAGCGGGAAGCAAGTGAACGAAAAATAAAAGATTTGAAAAGCGTGTGTGAAGTCGGGAAATTACGTTTCTTACCCGGGCCATGCATTGTTTTTTATTAAAAGAAGCTATCATCCCCCGCACTCGTCAGCGCTGCACTGGCGTCAGCGCTGACTGCGGTCCCTCCTTCTTTCGAAGCCGCGATGGGCGGCTTGAAAGAAGGCAGCAGAGAAATCAAATTTCTTTAGGGACCCTCTTCGACGTCGCTGCGCGACATTGAAGAGGGGGGACCGCTTGCGGTGGGTGATGTCCCTTAAAATTCTTTTTTTGTATCGGTCAGCAGCTACAAAAATCTAGAAAACCACCGGTTAATTCTCACACTTCTTTTAAACTTCTTTCCCCAATCTCTTTTCCAATACTTTCTTTATTCTTTCTTCAACCCCATATAAATCATGCGCAATCTCAGAATTAGAAAACCTGATTACTTTATAGCCCCTGTTCTTAAGAAACGCGGTTTTTTTAGCATCATATTCCTCAATTTCTTTTTCTGTGTGTTGGATCCCATCAACCTCTACAATCAATTTAGCTTTAGCACAGTAAAAATCAACGATATAGTAAAAAATAATTTTTGCCTTAAAATTCGTACGGGGAGTTTTTTAAGTACCTGATACCATAAAATTTTTTCGACTACGGTCATGTTTTTACGCATCATTCTGGCATTTTTTCGTAGTTCATCATATTCTGCGAATGAAACTGCATTTTTTCCTCTGTCCTTGAGTACCTCCAAATTTTATTTTGTAGATACAACTACTATACATGAAAGTAAGGTAGAAATGTGCAGTTGAAGGTGTGAATGAACCAAAAGTGGAAGCGAAGGGGATAAAAAGAAATCTTCCGCCATAAATGGCCCTCCTTCTTTCTACTTCACTGCGTGAAGTAGAAAAAAGGTAATAAGGGTCATCATCCCCCGCAAAGCGGGCCCCCTTCTTCAATGCCGCAAAGCGGCGTCGAAGAAGGTCCCTGTGATGGATGATAAAATCTTAAATCTTCATCCCACACCTTATCTTTCTCTCGCACGCCTGGCTAAATACCGAAAGCGCTTTTTATTTTATTACCACGCAGCCGCAGGCCCGCCGCCTTCGGCGGCCACAGCGTCCCAGCTTTCTTTTTGCGCGAAGCGCCACAGCGTCTAATCAGCCGCCTTTGGCGGCTAATTATTTTTTATTTCCCTTCTTTCCCCAAAAGTTCTATAATAAAAGGGCACGTAAAATCTGAGGAAGCACTGGTAGGATAGATAGTTCAGATTTCACGATCAATTGAATATCGAATCATCAGAGCTTCCCGTACAGGGAGTTGTAAGATTCATGTCCATTCAATTTTTTATTGTCCTCATTTATGTGATTTTGTTGTTTGGCGTTTCTTTTTACATGAAACGTCGCGCTGACAAGAATCCGGCAGAGTATCTTTTTGCAGGAAGGCAGTTCGGACCTTGTCTGGTTGCGTTTGCCATCACCGGTATGGCGGTCGGTGCCGCTTCTACGGTCGGCGTAGCGGAAAGTGCCACGAAGCTCGGTCTTTCAGCCGGCTGGTACAACGGGGCTTGGGCCATCGGGGCCATTATCATGGGCCTTGTGGCGGCGGGGAAGTACCGCAGCCTCGAATGCACGACTGTCCCGGAACTTTTTGAGCGTTCCTATGATAAGAAAGCACGTATTATCAGCGTCATCGGGCTTTCAATCATCATGATCTGCATCACCTCGCTGCAGTATGTGGCCGGCGGTTCCATCCTGTCGTCCCTCATGCCTGACGTCTTTACCATGAGAAGCGGCATGATTGCGAGCGCTGTAGTGTTTATCGGCATTACGGCCATCGGCGGCCTCTGGTCGAGCGGCGTATCGAACCTTGTCAGTGTCACCATCATTTATATCGGTCTTATTTATTCTGTCGTCCGGGTCCTTACGCGGGACGGCGGGCTTGCCGGCATCGCTGCCAAGCTGCCCGTTGTGCCTGGCCTTGACTGGACGAGTCCTTTCGGCGGGCTGACAGCTGCCATGATGATCGGTTGGATCATCGTCATGACAACGCAGGCCATTACCGCTCAGGGGCCTGTACAGATTGCCTGCGGTGCCCGCGATGTGCAGTCTGCACGCAAAGGCTTTATTCTCGGCGGCTTCCTGATTTTCCCGATAGGCTTTCTTTCCGCCATCCTCGGCATGGCAGCCCTTGCCGAATTCCCGAATATCAACCCGACCAAAGCACTGCCGCAGATTGTCATGAGCCTTGACCCGGTCGCCTCGGGCCTTACCCTGGCTGCACTCTGGGCTGCAGACGTATCGACGGCCTGCACGATTCTGCTTGGCGCCGGGACCCTTGTTTCGCAGGACATCTATAAGCGTTTTATCAATCCCAACATTTCCGAATCGGATTATGTCAAAGCAAACCGAATCATCATTCTCATCATCGGCGTCATTACGCTGTGGATGGCCTTCAATATGGTGGGCATCGTCAAGATGATGATGATCGGCCTGAGCCTCACGACAGCCTTCACCCTTGTATTTCTGTGCACCATGTTTGCACCGGGCCTCTGCCGGAAAAATACGGCTTTCTGGACGACCTTAGTTGGTATCCTCGGCCTTGTCGCCTGGACCTTTATCCCGTCCATCCGCATCTTCCCGCACGTTATTTACTTCGAATGGCTGATTTGCATCATTACCTTGTTGATTGTCAGACTTATCGACAAAGAGCCTATCAAACAGCCTACGCTGAAAAAAGCAATGTAAATATAAAAGCACCTGGTCAAATAGAGTTCTCGACTTGTCTCGGACGTCTATTTGACCAGAGTTTTTTCTAAGGAAGTTTCGGCTGTCCTCTGCAGAATTAGGGAGCCAGTGATTCATTCGCAGCTTCATCTACATGTGTCTGCGCCAGTTACGCTGTGTCGACAATTCCTCGAGTTACTCCCGGTAACCCTCCGGATTGTCTTCTTGCGTAGCATAGATGTGCGAAGATGGAATGTTGACTGAGTCAGTGGCTCCTCTGACTCCCACAGCGCTTCGCTCGTGGATCGTTGGCGCTCAGTTCCGCCTTCGTGGCCCAATCCGGTCTTTCGCGTTCCTGAGGCTGTCTTGCAGCAGAGTCCATCAGAAACAAATAAAAAAGCATATGTGATATCGGGGCATACGTTCCTAAATTGGAGTATGCTCTTTATTTTTTATTAAAAGAAGCTATCTTCCCCCGCACTCGTCAACGCCTTCTCGCGTCAGCGTTGACAGAGA
Proteins encoded in this window:
- a CDS encoding sodium:solute symporter family protein; this encodes MSIQFFIVLIYVILLFGVSFYMKRRADKNPAEYLFAGRQFGPCLVAFAITGMAVGAASTVGVAESATKLGLSAGWYNGAWAIGAIIMGLVAAGKYRSLECTTVPELFERSYDKKARIISVIGLSIIMICITSLQYVAGGSILSSLMPDVFTMRSGMIASAVVFIGITAIGGLWSSGVSNLVSVTIIYIGLIYSVVRVLTRDGGLAGIAAKLPVVPGLDWTSPFGGLTAAMMIGWIIVMTTQAITAQGPVQIACGARDVQSARKGFILGGFLIFPIGFLSAILGMAALAEFPNINPTKALPQIVMSLDPVASGLTLAALWAADVSTACTILLGAGTLVSQDIYKRFINPNISESDYVKANRIIILIIGVITLWMAFNMVGIVKMMMIGLSLTTAFTLVFLCTMFAPGLCRKNTAFWTTLVGILGLVAWTFIPSIRIFPHVIYFEWLICIITLLIVRLIDKEPIKQPTLKKAM